The window TCCTTTTGATTCAACACGGTCGGATTCCATGGCGATTCATCCCTTCGGCTTCGCCGTGATTTTCCTCTGACCTGTCAGCGATTGTTCGGAACAGCGCCCTCAAGGATCGTTATTCTCAATGTATCACGGAAAAAAACGCAATGGAAGAAAAAAAGATCTTGTTCAATCCCGAAAGAGATCAACCCCGCCGCCTCCGGAAACCAGATGGCAGCGGGGTTTTTCGCCAAGGGACTTCTCCCATATATACGATTGGCGCCCCAGGGCCGCGTATCGAGACAAGCCCAATTATCGGAATAAGGCCACCTAAGGCCCTATTGCGGTGCGACAGACGGCGCTTGCAGCGGTGATAGATACAGGGTGATGACGATCCCCTGGCCCTTCGATTCTTCCACGATTTTTTGACCGACGGTGACGATTGCCTGGGCAGCCAGGTTCAACAGGACGCCCGGTATCGTCGGGAAGGTCTTGCTGAGAAAGTCTTTTACCGTTCCGGCCTGTTCCGTCACGAGATTTCCCAAGGCTTGGGTAAGCGATTCGGCAAGGTATAACTGGGCTGTTTGGGGAAGTGACAAAACAAATTTTGTTACCCCGCCATCGGCGGCTTCATGGTTGACGACAGCCCCTTGTTGATGTTGTTCCAACAACTGCGCAACCGCTTCACCGCTTTTTTCGAGAAGTTCCTTAAACATGAGAAAAACCCCCTTTTTCCTGCATTTTATTACAAGTAAGAGCTTTACTCAATGCTACCATAAGGAGGTTTTTTGACTATTTGAGGTTTTTAATAGAAACTTCCTTCGAACACGCTTCTCTACGGCTCCATGGTTCTCCATCTTTCATCAGGGCAACGATTTGCCGTTGTTCAAAAAACTTCCGTATCGACAGCGACAACATCCACCTCGCCCGACCCCTCGATCTGCCGGACCGCTGCGTCAAGAACCTGGCGGATATGGGTGCGGTCATTGCTGACGACAGCCAATCCGATGACCGACGCCTGCCAGAGGTCGTGCTGATCCACCTCGGCAACGGAGATGTTGAACTTCCCCCGCAGCCGCTCGACGATGCTCTTCAGCACCCGGCGTTTCCCTTTCAAAGAGTCGACGCCATGGATATGTAGGCTCACTTCGCTGTAGCCAACAGACACCTTCGCTTCCCCTACCCTTCCACGATTCAATCGCCAAGAGGCGCCGGCAGACATTTTTTATTATCGTCCCTTTTTGCTCGCAAAGAAAAACGCGGGCGGAACACCCTTCTCTAGCGCGTCCGCCCGCTTGTTTTTCGTTACTCTTTGACGTTCATGATCATTTCCAGATACTTGCCGGACTGGCGAACCTTCTCGATCAGTTCTTC of the Heliomicrobium undosum genome contains:
- a CDS encoding DUF503 domain-containing protein translates to MSVGYSEVSLHIHGVDSLKGKRRVLKSIVERLRGKFNISVAEVDQHDLWQASVIGLAVVSNDRTHIRQVLDAAVRQIEGSGEVDVVAVDTEVF